The Vanessa tameamea isolate UH-Manoa-2023 chromosome 8, ilVanTame1 primary haplotype, whole genome shotgun sequence DNA segment TActgttaatgtattattaactgGTATCGTCATAGGCAGAGCAGGATGCTGAGTCTAGTGCCTAGTAGATGACCGTGACTGCTAAGCCTTTGGCTATACATctagcaaataatttatatgattccTTAACATCTTACATTATTACTACTGATTAGAATCGGAATAATGGCTATGTATAAATGTGTTTCCTATACTAAATATCTCGTTGGGCACAGGCTGGAGCACCCTGTGAAGCGGTTCAAAAGCGCGGAGGGCACGTTCAGCGAGGAGCTGGCGCTGGGCGTGGCCGCCGGTGACCTGTACGCGGGGCACGACCACACGCGCCTGCCCGCCACGCCCCTCCGCGACTACGCGCTGCACGCGCACATCAAACACGAAAAGCAGGACCACGTCAGTACTCCATAATGACCCGGCGCCTCTCATAGTTTGCCCAACATTCATTTTATTCCTGAAAGTACTTTACGGATAATTTAGAGTCTAAAATTACAAAGCAGTTTTCAGGAATTGCTTTTAAAAGTTATCTTATACATAATCAAACTCcaagtaagaaaataatattatgacataacccattgtttttttttagttatatgatgtaactgaaattaaaattgtattttgtattcgcCTTTAATTCTAGGAGGATGCAAAAGAGTACAAGAATCTTTTTACGTCGGACGGCTTATGTCCGACTCTGAAGGACCtggaacaaatatttgataattcgGACGATGCGGCCAGTGGTGATGAGACGGTAAGACTTGTGAGTGTACCCTTTTTATTATCTactcttataatattagaatgcaTGCTATCTTTTGAATCTCTTGAGctctataatttttaaaaataaataattacattcaatTACAAATTCAGTACATATTAGTTTTGTgtgtaaaacttttatttgatgAAGTAATGATGCATTATTAATCGTTTTAGCTACAAGTGCAAACGCCGCCCGATTCGAACAAGTCAATGGAGGAGACGCGGTGCCTGAGTGGTCGCTGCGTGCGCGCCGAAGAGCTGAGCAAGATGTTCCCCACGCCACCGAGCATGGAGGCGCATGCGCAACCCTCTCCGGGCTTCTCCCCGCCCGACGACGCCCAGCAGACACATGCGCATGCGCACTCGCACGTGCACGGCCACCGCGCGCATGGGTCACCGCCTCCCGACCCTATTgaggtatatatatttctttaattttatatacatttatttgtatgatgtacatacataaaagtaattaaagtttgtaggatacatatattaaaaaggttttttggtataagataatataagtTCAGTATGAACTATGATATTGCTTGACCCAGTGATACCGGCAATAATACACAAGTTTATAAGATGATCacgtgattatatattataccctTGCACTTTTCACAGGATTGGTCATATGTGTTCAAACCGCCTACGATATGCAAGTATGTTGGTTCGTCCAAGTATGCGCCTCTGACTACTCTTCCGAGCCAGATGTTGCCTCCGGTGGCGTTACCACCACACGCAGTATACCGGCCGCGCTGGCAACGCGCCAAACAGGACTCCGAACGTGATGAGCATGCGCAGCCGCACCGAACGGAGTCGTCCAATACAAATAGtacgattttttaatttcatacttgtatcttatttaaatatcggaAACAAGATTCTTAGAATATATCGTTTCGATTCAGGTGGAAGTAATACTACAAGTAGCAATAACAGCACCAGTGGTGTGAAGCGATCGATATCGTCCAGCAACGAACGCGTCAACAGTGGCGCCACCTCCAGTACGGAGACGCGTGCGTCGCCCCGGCGACCGGGCGCGCCCTCATCCGCAGCCCCTTCTGCGATTAGTACATCGCCCGCTTCGCCACGCGCTGCTGCGCCAGCCTGCCCATTATTACTCAATGTGCTACTAGCAGACACCGTGCTCAATGTCTTCCGAGACCATAACTTCGATAGTTGCACGCTCTGTGTGTGCAATGCCGGCGCAAGGGTAAGAAAAACTActataatacgtaataaaattagGTAGTACTCGCATTTAATTGCATTTTGCGAGGCTTTCTCGaaggcagaatttcattcgatATATGTCAAACGAAACGATTGCTGTATAAAATCATTCTTATGggattatcataatttattataatttaaatgatatattgttttattaacagaTGGTTGGCAATATTCGCGGTGCGGATGCAGGAACGTATCTGCCGGGAGGTGATTGGGGAGGCAGTGTTGACGATGAGCCTTCTCGATGTTCGTGTGGCTTCAGTGCTATTGTTAACCGTCGACTGGCGCATCGAGCGGGGCTGTTTTACGAGGTAATTTTGACCAAAATGAAGAAGGGtaaaaattactattcaaattgtggacatttaatttcaaaattccaTCGCAGCTAtcgatatttgattaaatatatatagagttatatagtaatttaaagTTGACACTAACCTTCTGCAGGATGAGATGGAGATCACGGGTATAGCGGAGGAACCGGGCGGGCGCAGCGGTCGCGGTACGCTGGGCGACGTGGCCGGCGTGGTGGTGGCGCAGTGCGCGGCGCCCGCCGGCGGCGCCGCCTCGGCCCtcgcccgcgccgcgcgccgcgcctCCGCACACTCGCCCGACCACTTGCGCCTCAACCTGCTCGAGTTAGTCGCCCATACTGTCTGCTACATGTACTAGTGGCCATTGCATGCCATTTGACCGATGCTACAATGCGCCTCCCGTACCTCCCAGGTACTCCGACGGTGGAGCAGCAGCGGCGCGAGCGTTACGCGCAGCGGCAGGAGGCGCAGCCGCGTCGTTACCCGCACCCACCCCCGCCACCGCCGCCACTGCCGGCACCGGCGCTGCGGTGCATCGTTGGCCCTTCATCGGTGCACGAGCGCCGCGCTCCTCGAGAGATGTCGTCAGGTATTCCCTTTTTCCTTAATGAGTTATCTTGTAGTAGATGTAAATAAACAGAcggttacaaaaaaatacaataaaatattaaagtgtttACTATTGAGAATTTTTCCAGAATTAATACAAGACAATACAAGATGGAAAGAATTACGCTTCTCGGAAATACCTCTACATTCATTTCACGCAcgtctatttttttatgtatttagtagatcaatttaaaaaacaattttattggaGAGAAAATGTTTACAGTATTTATTCAATTGTGACAGATTAATGCGTCGCCTTCGGCCGTTGCTCCAAGACGCGATACAAAAGCGTTGTTGCGGCGCTCGTATGTGGGACGGCGTAACGGGCCCGCTGACGTGGCGGCAGTTCCACCGCCTGGCCGGCCGCGGCAACGAGGACCTGTGCGAGCCGCAACCCGTGCCTCCTCTGTTGGTTGGACACGACCGGGATTGGATCTCGCTGTCGCCGTACGCCCTGCGGCACTGGGAGCGACTGTCGCTTGAACCTTATTCGTACGCTCGAGACGTGGCCTACGTCGTATTGGCGGCGGACGGCGATTACTTGTCGGAACCAATCAAAACGTTCTTCCGGGAGTTATCGGCGGCCTACGAGTCTTGTCGGCTGGGTAGACATCAACCTATTGCTAGGATAGCGCGTGACGGTATCGTGAAGACGGCGCCTAGCGACGGCGAACGGTAAGTCAGATTTACAATTcacaataaaaagtttattacatatttttaaatactttatggtTTAAAAACCATGTTATTGTGTTTTTACATTACTAAAACTTTAAAAgttctgttattttaattatataaaccatattatttatctgaacgttatttatcattcataatatgcatatattttaggGATTCAAACTATGAAGAATGGACGGGAGAGCTACCTCCTGGAAGATTAGGAGAATATATGAAAGCTTATGCGGAGACTTTGCGATCGAACCTCGTACCGCAGCTAGCTGCGCTAAATGTTGACCGAACATTATTCGAaagtaggttttattttataataatagagtaaaatatatatatacatacatactttacacacaaaaataatgataaatttgcCCTTCAGCAAACAATTCGGGTTCAATGCGACCCCCTACGGCGCCGGAGATGCCTGGCACTCCCGGCGGCTGCAGCGGAGCAGGTGCGACGGCGGGCGAACACGAGGCGGAGAGCAGTGGTCTGCCCAGCAGTGCTGCTTGGGAGGAGGACGAGGCGGGCGCGCCAGCGCTCGTGTTATACGTAGTAGAGCCGCCCGCCGCGCACGCGCACCGCCCGCGCGCGCTCACCGCGCTGCTGCGGCTCGCGGCTCAGGCGCATCACCACCTGCACCACCACAACCCGCTCATCAAGGTATTATATTGCTCTAATAGCTATGACTAATATTAGTCGTAGACATGTAACTTTTGGGACATATGTGCCATGCGTATTCAATTTTCGTGAGGATGTTAATAAAACGCAAATTAATCTAACACTCCACAAATGAAGTTGCgtactgttattattttaatatctctaAAATATGTCGATTTTTGTTATGGTCacttaacaaatttttaaattctatatcgCACAGATAATATCATTAGAAGGAGTCTGTGAGACATGGGGTGCGTTAGGAAGCACAGACATAGGCGGCATCGGTGGCGGTGCGGGCGGCGGCACGGAGGTGCGCGCGCTGGCCTTCAGCGTGTTCAGCAGCGCCCGAAGGCTGCTCTCGCACTCACCAGCCGGCAAGTCTCTGACGGGCTTCGGCACCGCTGCCAATGCCAACCTCTTCCTTAGCTCGAAAGATGtaagtagtatttattaattatatatgttatggcAGTGAAAAAATTTTGCCCTAGAAAAGAACAATAATaggttataaaagttttttattttttatttgttttacgatTTTGAACTTTTATTAACTCTAGTTAATATTCGCTATCATTGTCatcattaaaacattatttttgtatgcaCAGGAGAAAAACCGCGCACCATACAAGCTATTCTCTCCCGCATGGGTGCTGGCACCTCCGCGTGCGCTCAAGGAGGTGGCGGAGACGTGGGGCACGACCTGCGGCGAGCAGAGTGCTGTGTTATTCCTGGCTTACTGCTTGTCGCACGACCAGCGCTGGCTGCTGGCCGCCGCCACTGACGCCCGCGGCGAACTGCTCGATACCGCCGCTATCAACATACACGTGCCCGCCAGGTAAAAAACCCTATGTATATTAACatcaattatataaacttaaatataacacATTCTTTCAAAAAATGAAACTgcaccaataaaatatataataaaaaaagctgtAATTTTTCTTATTCTATAATAGATCGAGACGGAAGAGAGGCGGCCCGGCGCGGAGGCTAGGTTTAACAAAGTTGATGGACTTCACTTTGGGTGTTATGTCGCAATCAGTTCAGCCCTGGCGTCTTGTCGTTGGTCGTGTCGGAAGAATCGGCCACGGTGAACTTAAAGGTACACaaataaagaaacataaaaaaaaaaaaatgtttttccaacaattataaaatctttgGCTAACAACATTTAGTAAAATTtgcttgtattttaaataaaatctttggaGTTATATCTAGATAGTAATGTATGAATATAGCGATTTATATACCAATATGTACATTATGCAATTCAAGtatcaatgaataaaaaaaatgaaaattaatttaatttacctatCATCTCATGAAAGTAATCACTTTACAGGATGGAGCTGGCTACTATCTCGACCTAACCTAAATCGCGCCTCGAATATGCTCCGCGAGATGTGTGGTAGCTGTTCGCTGTTGTATCCAACCGGCGCCCCCTGTATCCTGTCCGCCTGCCTCGTTTCAACGGAGCCCGATTCCTGCCTGCGTCTCATGGCCGACCGTTTCACACCAGATGAACGCTTCTCGCAGGCTTCTATTCAGTCGCATCTGCATACGCCTCGAGACGTCACAGCTACACACATACTCGTATTTCCAACGTCTGCTACTACGcaggtataaattatttaaataaataaaatcagtctGCGTATATGcgaaaaactaaaatttcacTGGCAATTAAATTCCTGAtgcgtttttattaattaaactgtaataaatagttttatatataatagcttCAGCTTATGGGATAAGTAATCTTTCCGCAGCTTAGAAcatcagaattatttttatttttatataacttgttaaatatgttatagtCAAATCAAATGCCATTCGAGCCGCCGAACGCCAACGGTGAAGAGAACGACATGCTGCTTGGCCTGGTGGACATGGTGGACGAAGACATGGGCGAAGAGAATATGACGGATCTGCTCATTAGCGACATGTTCATGTGGCCGGCTGGCAGTCCGCGCGCCTCTCCCAGGAGGCACGATGATGAAGCTAGCCGGGAGGGCAGCCCTGCGAGGCATGCACATCTTAATGCCACTGGGGCTTACCCTCGCGACGATGAACATCAGCCGGTTAGTAAAATGGCTGTGTTTAGTTGAaagactttaaatataataatattttaatcccATTAATGGTACATGTACAGGAACAAGTGGGAACAGTCCTGCAGCAGCCGCTGGCGCTGGGGTACCTGGTGTCTACGGCGCCCTTGGGCGCCATGCCGGGGTGGTGGTGGGCGAGTTGCTGGCACCTGCGTGATGCGTGCCCTGCATTCCTCAAAAACGCCTTGCACTTGCAGTGCTCCGTGGCACCTCATGACGACTACACGTCACTCACTCAGCGCCGCGACCACAACACGCATCCGCTCGATTCAACCACCACCACCGACGTTTtacggtatttataattatatatgttgatTTTATGAAGAATATCGCGAGTAATGGCCAATGTTATGTAACTGTATATAATTTCTGAATAAGTTCTTTATAGATttacagtaataaaattaaatttacagtattaaaattatacaaagtagTAATAACGTTAATATTTACAGATATGTTTTGGAAGGCTACAATGCGCTGTCGTGGTTAGCGCTTGATGGTACGACGCATGACCGGCTGTCTTGCCTACCGCTACACGTGCAGGTGCTCATGCAGTTGTACCACACCGCCGCCGCCGTCGGCTAGACCGGCCATCTGGATCTTCACGTTGCAGATGATCCAGATTAATGTGTTAGCAGTTGTCGAGAGTGTGTCCTGGAAGTTTTATATTCAGTGAAGTTTTATATGTGGTGAAGTGTTGAGAAGTGGAGCACTGGATAATAGGTGAATGAATAGGTGCGCCATCTAAAGTGTTGGTTAccatttatagtaataaaattatttattggagTTGGTGTGAAGAATGTTGCAAGTCTGTATTAATAATGTTGacctattttatatgtatttaaaaattcagtCTATTATCTAgacaagtttattaattaaaatattttttttaattgaaattgatttcttatacatttttttactattaaatccgtatcattaattttatttgatactttgatattaatttaatatattaaaatacagacTTGCAATAGATCTTACCGTTGTTAAAGATTAATGAAGTCcattgaatgaattaaaaagtaCAACATCTAAAACATGTATTTGACAGGGATTTGTCATTGAACAAGGTTACTTTTGTAGCCATAATATAAGAtagatatcaaaataatgtaatttttttttcataaaatctcTTGAGATTAATCATTTAGGGACAATTAATATGGAATGtttgattacaataaatttgtGATGAATTTTACAGTAATAGAAATGTATGGATTCTTTTCCAATAGAACTCATTCTTCAAAGCATATAGAATTCTTAGATGAAGCAGTACttaggtaaattaattatatggtaTGGCTCGTACGTAAGATGGCTTGAATAGGGACAAGTTATTGTTGTCAAGGTTTGATGTTTAGCCCTAGGAAGGGTAGCTGAGCTGGGTTATGAATAGTTGTTATAGTAAATCAATTGAAAGAGTGGTAACTTTAGTGTTGCCCCTTATACTATAAGTTGTTTTTAAGACAACGATTATAAGCAATTAGATTGAAAGTAGCCtgttatatttttcaacatcAGGCATACATTTGTTgtgaagaaatatataaaaacatcttaTAGTAGCAAGAGTACCATCTGGATGAGTAAGTTACCACGACTTTGTACGAATatcgaaatgttaaattaaacattaagaaaatttataaaaaaaatattagataagcCGGGGAACTATtaagaataaacaaattcaatctTGCAAAGGTCCAATTCGGAATACAAAGATGGTTTTTACTGAAACCATAGTTTT contains these protein-coding regions:
- the LOC113396246 gene encoding mediator of RNA polymerase II transcription subunit 13 isoform X2; this encodes MTHQNHQTNGASLEDCHTNFFALTELYGIKWRKLVWGESSGGAEGEEGAAPLADPVISSYARCLAGDILCVWRRVPAPQPLDIDIGMAAPPPLSLRASKELWIFWYGEEPDLNGLVAPELIASQGDQGSWESGLSYECRSLLFKALHNLIERCLLSRDFVRLGKWFVQPYDGDEEDVGKSPWHLSFSFAFFLHGESTVCASVDVRQHPPVRTLTAKRLARLHSRGDNKVILAPFGLEGRVTGREWGDGDAATARLLDAWRHLYPLEQGCGAVEVECGGVRMRYPVPYVLVTEMEAPRDAPPTAARLATRALAALAAPRPHQTAELCYAELSGDANDDFVDPTRKTPCTCAKASGCGSGCTGGGGACSPGSCGGASPAGAPSPHHAHAALSTLTTLAAHQVNVPTTLHTPAPTPDPLAPPTPAPPSAPPHKNYAQGESPGGGGAASAGSPGGASAPAELLRRPALPAPEKRLDPLEDEHSLHMLYDYTTVHAWLEHPVKRFKSAEGTFSEELALGVAAGDLYAGHDHTRLPATPLRDYALHAHIKHEKQDHEDAKEYKNLFTSDGLCPTLKDLEQIFDNSDDAASGDETLQVQTPPDSNKSMEETRCLSGRCVRAEELSKMFPTPPSMEAHAQPSPGFSPPDDAQQTHAHAHSHVHGHRAHGSPPPDPIEDWSYVFKPPTICKYVGSSKYAPLTTLPSQMLPPVALPPHAVYRPRWQRAKQDSERDEHAQPHRTESSNTNSGSNTTSSNNSTSGVKRSISSSNERVNSGATSSTETRASPRRPGAPSSAAPSAISTSPASPRAAAPACPLLLNVLLADTVLNVFRDHNFDSCTLCVCNAGARMVGNIRGADAGTYLPGGDWGGSVDDEPSRCSCGFSAIVNRRLAHRAGLFYEDEMEITGIAEEPGGRSGRGTLGDVAGVVVAQCAAPAGGAASALARAARRASAHSPDHLRLNLLEYSDGGAAAARALRAAAGGAAASLPAPTPATAATAGTGAAVHRWPFIGARAPRSSRDVVRLMRRLRPLLQDAIQKRCCGARMWDGVTGPLTWRQFHRLAGRGNEDLCEPQPVPPLLVGHDRDWISLSPYALRHWERLSLEPYSYARDVAYVVLAADGDYLSEPIKTFFRELSAAYESCRLGRHQPIARIARDGIVKTAPSDGERDSNYEEWTGELPPGRLGEYMKAYAETLRSNLVPQLAALNVDRTLFETNNSGSMRPPTAPEMPGTPGGCSGAGATAGEHEAESSGLPSSAAWEEDEAGAPALVLYVVEPPAAHAHRPRALTALLRLAAQAHHHLHHHNPLIKIISLEGVCETWGALGSTDIGGIGGGAGGGTEVRALAFSVFSSARRLLSHSPAGKSLTGFGTAANANLFLSSKDEKNRAPYKLFSPAWVLAPPRALKEVAETWGTTCGEQSAVLFLAYCLSHDQRWLLAAATDARGELLDTAAINIHVPARSRRKRGGPARRLGLTKLMDFTLGVMSQSVQPWRLVVGRVGRIGHGELKGWSWLLSRPNLNRASNMLREMCGSCSLLYPTGAPCILSACLVSTEPDSCLRLMADRFTPDERFSQASIQSHLHTPRDVTATHILVFPTSATTQSNQMPFEPPNANGEENDMLLGLVDMVDEDMGEENMTDLLISDMFMWPAGSPRASPRRHDDEASREGSPARHAHLNATGAYPRDDEHQPEQVGTVLQQPLALGYLVSTAPLGAMPGWWWASCWHLRDACPAFLKNALHLQCSVAPHDDYTSLTQRRDHNTHPLDSTTTTDVLRYVLEGYNALSWLALDGTTHDRLSCLPLHVQVLMQLYHTAAAVG
- the LOC113396246 gene encoding mediator of RNA polymerase II transcription subunit 13 isoform X1, which translates into the protein MTHQNHQTNGASLEDCHTNFFALTELYGIKWRKLVWGESSGGAEGEEGAAPLADPVISSYARCLAGDILCVWRRVPAPQPLDIDIGMAAPPPLSLRASKELWIFWYGEEPDLNGLVAPELIASQGDQGSWESGLSYECRSLLFKALHNLIERCLLSRDFVRLGKWFVQPYDGDEEDVGKSPWHLSFSFAFFLHGESTVCASVDVRQHPPVRTLTAKRLARLHSRGDNKVILAPFGLEGRVTGREWGDGDAATARLLDAWRHLYPLEQGCGAVEVECGGVRMRYPVPYVLVTEMEAPRDAPPTAARLATRALAALAAPRPHQTAELCYAELSGDANDDFVDPTRKTPCTCAKASGCGSGCTGGGGACSPGSCGGASPAGAPSPHHAHAALSTLTTLAAHQVNVPTTLHTPAPTPDPLAPPTPAPPSAPPHKNYAQGESPGGGGAASAGSPGGASAPAELLRRPALPAPEKRLDPLEDEHSLHMLYDYTTVHAWLEHPVKRFKSAEGTFSEELALGVAAGDLYAGHDHTRLPATPLRDYALHAHIKHEKQDHEDAKEYKNLFTSDGLCPTLKDLEQIFDNSDDAASGDETVRLLQVQTPPDSNKSMEETRCLSGRCVRAEELSKMFPTPPSMEAHAQPSPGFSPPDDAQQTHAHAHSHVHGHRAHGSPPPDPIEDWSYVFKPPTICKYVGSSKYAPLTTLPSQMLPPVALPPHAVYRPRWQRAKQDSERDEHAQPHRTESSNTNSGSNTTSSNNSTSGVKRSISSSNERVNSGATSSTETRASPRRPGAPSSAAPSAISTSPASPRAAAPACPLLLNVLLADTVLNVFRDHNFDSCTLCVCNAGARMVGNIRGADAGTYLPGGDWGGSVDDEPSRCSCGFSAIVNRRLAHRAGLFYEDEMEITGIAEEPGGRSGRGTLGDVAGVVVAQCAAPAGGAASALARAARRASAHSPDHLRLNLLEYSDGGAAAARALRAAAGGAAASLPAPTPATAATAGTGAAVHRWPFIGARAPRSSRDVVRLMRRLRPLLQDAIQKRCCGARMWDGVTGPLTWRQFHRLAGRGNEDLCEPQPVPPLLVGHDRDWISLSPYALRHWERLSLEPYSYARDVAYVVLAADGDYLSEPIKTFFRELSAAYESCRLGRHQPIARIARDGIVKTAPSDGERDSNYEEWTGELPPGRLGEYMKAYAETLRSNLVPQLAALNVDRTLFETNNSGSMRPPTAPEMPGTPGGCSGAGATAGEHEAESSGLPSSAAWEEDEAGAPALVLYVVEPPAAHAHRPRALTALLRLAAQAHHHLHHHNPLIKIISLEGVCETWGALGSTDIGGIGGGAGGGTEVRALAFSVFSSARRLLSHSPAGKSLTGFGTAANANLFLSSKDEKNRAPYKLFSPAWVLAPPRALKEVAETWGTTCGEQSAVLFLAYCLSHDQRWLLAAATDARGELLDTAAINIHVPARSRRKRGGPARRLGLTKLMDFTLGVMSQSVQPWRLVVGRVGRIGHGELKGWSWLLSRPNLNRASNMLREMCGSCSLLYPTGAPCILSACLVSTEPDSCLRLMADRFTPDERFSQASIQSHLHTPRDVTATHILVFPTSATTQSNQMPFEPPNANGEENDMLLGLVDMVDEDMGEENMTDLLISDMFMWPAGSPRASPRRHDDEASREGSPARHAHLNATGAYPRDDEHQPEQVGTVLQQPLALGYLVSTAPLGAMPGWWWASCWHLRDACPAFLKNALHLQCSVAPHDDYTSLTQRRDHNTHPLDSTTTTDVLRYVLEGYNALSWLALDGTTHDRLSCLPLHVQVLMQLYHTAAAVG
- the LOC113396246 gene encoding mediator of RNA polymerase II transcription subunit 13 isoform X3; amino-acid sequence: MQQQLFQAYLTDAQQYTYLYRFPDALLLWSFHCHLDLVQGDQGSWESGLSYECRSLLFKALHNLIERCLLSRDFVRLGKWFVQPYDGDEEDVGKSPWHLSFSFAFFLHGESTVCASVDVRQHPPVRTLTAKRLARLHSRGDNKVILAPFGLEGRVTGREWGDGDAATARLLDAWRHLYPLEQGCGAVEVECGGVRMRYPVPYVLVTEMEAPRDAPPTAARLATRALAALAAPRPHQTAELCYAELSGDANDDFVDPTRKTPCTCAKASGCGSGCTGGGGACSPGSCGGASPAGAPSPHHAHAALSTLTTLAAHQVNVPTTLHTPAPTPDPLAPPTPAPPSAPPHKNYAQGESPGGGGAASAGSPGGASAPAELLRRPALPAPEKRLDPLEDEHSLHMLYDYTTVHAWLEHPVKRFKSAEGTFSEELALGVAAGDLYAGHDHTRLPATPLRDYALHAHIKHEKQDHEDAKEYKNLFTSDGLCPTLKDLEQIFDNSDDAASGDETVRLLQVQTPPDSNKSMEETRCLSGRCVRAEELSKMFPTPPSMEAHAQPSPGFSPPDDAQQTHAHAHSHVHGHRAHGSPPPDPIEDWSYVFKPPTICKYVGSSKYAPLTTLPSQMLPPVALPPHAVYRPRWQRAKQDSERDEHAQPHRTESSNTNSGSNTTSSNNSTSGVKRSISSSNERVNSGATSSTETRASPRRPGAPSSAAPSAISTSPASPRAAAPACPLLLNVLLADTVLNVFRDHNFDSCTLCVCNAGARMVGNIRGADAGTYLPGGDWGGSVDDEPSRCSCGFSAIVNRRLAHRAGLFYEDEMEITGIAEEPGGRSGRGTLGDVAGVVVAQCAAPAGGAASALARAARRASAHSPDHLRLNLLEYSDGGAAAARALRAAAGGAAASLPAPTPATAATAGTGAAVHRWPFIGARAPRSSRDVVRLMRRLRPLLQDAIQKRCCGARMWDGVTGPLTWRQFHRLAGRGNEDLCEPQPVPPLLVGHDRDWISLSPYALRHWERLSLEPYSYARDVAYVVLAADGDYLSEPIKTFFRELSAAYESCRLGRHQPIARIARDGIVKTAPSDGERDSNYEEWTGELPPGRLGEYMKAYAETLRSNLVPQLAALNVDRTLFETNNSGSMRPPTAPEMPGTPGGCSGAGATAGEHEAESSGLPSSAAWEEDEAGAPALVLYVVEPPAAHAHRPRALTALLRLAAQAHHHLHHHNPLIKIISLEGVCETWGALGSTDIGGIGGGAGGGTEVRALAFSVFSSARRLLSHSPAGKSLTGFGTAANANLFLSSKDEKNRAPYKLFSPAWVLAPPRALKEVAETWGTTCGEQSAVLFLAYCLSHDQRWLLAAATDARGELLDTAAINIHVPARSRRKRGGPARRLGLTKLMDFTLGVMSQSVQPWRLVVGRVGRIGHGELKGWSWLLSRPNLNRASNMLREMCGSCSLLYPTGAPCILSACLVSTEPDSCLRLMADRFTPDERFSQASIQSHLHTPRDVTATHILVFPTSATTQSNQMPFEPPNANGEENDMLLGLVDMVDEDMGEENMTDLLISDMFMWPAGSPRASPRRHDDEASREGSPARHAHLNATGAYPRDDEHQPEQVGTVLQQPLALGYLVSTAPLGAMPGWWWASCWHLRDACPAFLKNALHLQCSVAPHDDYTSLTQRRDHNTHPLDSTTTTDVLRYVLEGYNALSWLALDGTTHDRLSCLPLHVQVLMQLYHTAAAVG